The segment CGCGGCGAGCGCCCCCCAGGCGAGCGACACCGGCAGCGGGGGGCAGGAGTACAGCGGGCCGGCCGTGACCCTGGCGTTCTGGAACGGCCTCACCGGCGGCGACGGTGACGTCATCAAGAAGATGGTCAACGAGTTCAACGCCCAGGCGAAGAACGTCAAGGTGACCATGAACATCTACCAGTGGGCGGACCTGTTCCAGAAGCTGCCCGCAGCGGTGAAGACGGGTCGTGGCCCCGACGTCGGCATCCTCCACATCGACGACATCCCCACCAACGCCGCCCGCGGGATCATCGTCCCCATCGACAAGGTCGTCACGGCCCTCGGACTGCAGGAGAGCGACTTCTCCCCCGCCGTGTGGCAGGGCGGCGTCTACAAGGGGCTGCGCTACGGCATCCCGCTCGACATCCACCCGCTGTGCATGTACTGGAACAAGGGCGTCCTGCAGAAGGCCGGGCTCGACCCCGAGAAGCCGCCGACGACCAAGGACGAGTTCATGTCCGCCCTCGACCAGCTCAAGGGCAAGGGCATCCAGGGCCACTGGGTCACCCCGTTCCAGTTCACCGGTGGCTTCGAGTTCCAGTCACTGCTCTGGCAGTACGGCGGCGACACCTTCGACTCCGGCCTGACCAAGGCGACCTTCGACTCCGACGCCGGCGTCCAGGCGCTGACCTGGATGGTCGACCTCGTCAAGAACGGCTACAGCCCGAAGAACGTCGGCCAGGACGCCGACTACGTCGCCTTCAAGAACAACAAGAACGCGTTCAACTTCAACGGCATCTGGCAGATCAACGACCTCAAGACCACGAGCCTGCAGTGGGGCTGCGGTCCCGTCCCGCAGATCGGCTCCAAGAAGGCCGTCTGGGGCAACTCGCACCAGTTCGTGCAGCTGCACCAGAACAGCCCCGACCAGCACAAGGTCGACGCCACGCGCTACTTCATCAACTGGATGAGCCAGCGCTCGGCGGAGTGGGCGACGAGCGGCAAGATCCCGGCGCGCAAGAGCGTCGCGGAGAGCGCGGACTTCAAGAACCTCTCCCCCGAGAACGCCCTCGCGGAGGAGGCGACCTACGTGCACTTCCCCCAGGCCGCGCCCGGCATCGGCGACGCGCTCGCCGAGATGTACACCGCGGTCAACAAGGCGGTGCTCATGAAGTCCTCGCCGCAGCAGGCGCTCTCCGACGGTGCGAAGAAGGCGACGCAGGTCCTGCAGGACAACAAGAAGAAGTACGGCGCCTGATGGCGACGACCCTCTCCCCCCGCCGCGCCACGCGCAGCACCCCGGCCGCGCGCAGGCGCGGCGGGGGCTGGGTCGCGTACCTCTTCATGCTGCCGTACCTCGTCATCTTCGGCGGCTTCATCGTCCTGCCGGCGGTCTACGGCATCTGGATCAGCCTGCACGACTACGACTTCGCCCTGCCGGTCAAGCCGTGGGTCGGGCTGCAGAACTACCAGGACCTGTTCTCCCCAGGCTCGCGGGTCTACTCCGAGTTCTGGGAGAGCATGCGCGCGACGGGGATCTTCACCGTCCTCAGCGTGCCGTGCCTCGTGGTCATCCCCCTGGGACTGGCCCTCCTGCTCAACCGCAAGTTCCCAGGCCGCACGTTCTTCCGCGCGATCTTCTTCCTGCCGTACGTCCTCGGCGTCGCCGTCATCGGCCTGCTCGCGCGCTACATCCTCGACCCCAACATCGGCGTCGTGAACTACTACCTCGGCAAGGTGGGCCTCAGCCACACCATCCCGTGGACGACCGACCTGCCGTGGGTCTGGGTCACCCTCGTCGGCGTCACGGTCTGGTGGACGCTGGGCTTCAACGCCGTCATCTACCTCGCCGGCCTGCAGGACATCCCGCCGGAGCTCTACGAGGCGGCGCGCATGGACGGCGCCGGGAAGGTGCAGCAGTTCCGCCACGTCACCCTGCCCGGACTCCGCCCCGTCCTCGTCTTCGTCGTGACGACCACGCTGCTCGCGTCGGCGAACATGTTCGGCCAGTCCTTCCTCATCACCAAGGGGGCTCCCGGCAACGCGACGCGAACGGCGATCGCGTACATCGCCGACGAGGGTCTCGTGAGCTTCCGCATGGGCTCGGCGGCCGCGATGAGCTACGTCCTCGCGCTGTTCCTGCTGGTCGTGAGCCTCGTCGTCTTCCGGCTGTTCCGTGAGAAGGAGGCGGCATGACCACCGTGCAGGAGACCCGCACCAGCAGGAGCACCTCTCCCACCGGCCAGTCCGGCTCACCCGCCCGCGGCCCCTGGCTGTCGCGTACGGCGTTCGCCCTCACGCTCGGGGTGCTCACCCTCGTCTTCCTCGGGCCGCTGGCGTGGATGTTCCTCACGTCGTTCAAGACGCAGAACGGCGCGACACAGCTGCCTCCGACGCTGCTGCCGCACCCGGCGACGACGTCCGGGTACCACCCGCTGCTCAACACCACGAGCCAGACGCCGGTGATCCACTGGTTCCTCAACAGCCTGCTCGCCGGGGCGGCGAACGCCGTGCTCGTGACGGTGACCGCCTCCCTCGCGGCGTACGCCGTGGCACGGATGGAGTTCCCCGGGCGCAGGCTGCTCTGGGGGATGGTCGTCGGGACGCTGTTCATCCCGCCGTTCCTCTTCCTCATCCCCAACTACATCATCGTGAGCAAGCTCGCCTGGCTCGACAGCCTCTGGGCGGTCATCGTGCCGAGCGCGGGCGGCGCGTTCGGCGTGTTCTTCCTGCGCCAGTTCTTCTCCTCGCTCCCCCACGAGCTGGAGGAGGCGGCGATGATCGACGGCGCCAACCGCTGGCAGATCTTCACCCGCGTCGTGCTGCCGCTCTCGCGGCCCGCGCTCTCGACCCTGCTCGTCCTGCAGTTCCTCACGAACTACAACGACTTCCTCTGGCCGATCTTCGTGCTCTTCAGCCCGGCGCACCTGACGCTGCCGGCGGGCCTGTCGATCCTGCAGGGGGCCTTCACCATCAACTACCCGGTGATCATGGCCGGGGCCGCGATCGCCAGCATC is part of the Motilibacter rhizosphaerae genome and harbors:
- a CDS encoding carbohydrate ABC transporter permease, producing the protein MTTVQETRTSRSTSPTGQSGSPARGPWLSRTAFALTLGVLTLVFLGPLAWMFLTSFKTQNGATQLPPTLLPHPATTSGYHPLLNTTSQTPVIHWFLNSLLAGAANAVLVTVTASLAAYAVARMEFPGRRLLWGMVVGTLFIPPFLFLIPNYIIVSKLAWLDSLWAVIVPSAGGAFGVFFLRQFFSSLPHELEEAAMIDGANRWQIFTRVVLPLSRPALSTLLVLQFLTNYNDFLWPIFVLFSPAHLTLPAGLSILQGAFTINYPVIMAGAAIASIPAIVLFVIAQRSLVESVSRSGLKG
- a CDS encoding carbohydrate ABC transporter permease, translated to MATTLSPRRATRSTPAARRRGGGWVAYLFMLPYLVIFGGFIVLPAVYGIWISLHDYDFALPVKPWVGLQNYQDLFSPGSRVYSEFWESMRATGIFTVLSVPCLVVIPLGLALLLNRKFPGRTFFRAIFFLPYVLGVAVIGLLARYILDPNIGVVNYYLGKVGLSHTIPWTTDLPWVWVTLVGVTVWWTLGFNAVIYLAGLQDIPPELYEAARMDGAGKVQQFRHVTLPGLRPVLVFVVTTTLLASANMFGQSFLITKGAPGNATRTAIAYIADEGLVSFRMGSAAAMSYVLALFLLVVSLVVFRLFREKEAA
- a CDS encoding ABC transporter substrate-binding protein; the encoded protein is MIDTPTSPLSRRRFLSLTGGVGAAAALAACGGTSSPGGSAASAPQASDTGSGGQEYSGPAVTLAFWNGLTGGDGDVIKKMVNEFNAQAKNVKVTMNIYQWADLFQKLPAAVKTGRGPDVGILHIDDIPTNAARGIIVPIDKVVTALGLQESDFSPAVWQGGVYKGLRYGIPLDIHPLCMYWNKGVLQKAGLDPEKPPTTKDEFMSALDQLKGKGIQGHWVTPFQFTGGFEFQSLLWQYGGDTFDSGLTKATFDSDAGVQALTWMVDLVKNGYSPKNVGQDADYVAFKNNKNAFNFNGIWQINDLKTTSLQWGCGPVPQIGSKKAVWGNSHQFVQLHQNSPDQHKVDATRYFINWMSQRSAEWATSGKIPARKSVAESADFKNLSPENALAEEATYVHFPQAAPGIGDALAEMYTAVNKAVLMKSSPQQALSDGAKKATQVLQDNKKKYGA